The Alnus glutinosa chromosome 3, dhAlnGlut1.1, whole genome shotgun sequence nucleotide sequence AAGAGGGCACCCACCGTGAGCACACCTGAAGCATGACTTGTGGAAACATTCTCCTTCCATTGCCACCTTGTAAGGTAAAGCGAAAAAGCTAAAGGGTTAACTTTGTTTAAGGCGTCAAAATCATAGCttgtttcaaaagcttaaacggATAGGAAAATATAGACTAAAATTGGATGAATTTACAGAGACAAAGCTTGAATTCAAGACCTTTACTCCGATGCCATCACTAACTTTGTATTCTTTCGAACCCCGTTCCGTTATTCACCTTTCATTTTACCCATTCTTATcggtttaagtttttaggataatCGGTATTTAATACAAGAAAACAATACTAACACATTTCATTAATTTATGGCCTTGTGTTCTTCAGCTTGTGGCCTAAATTAAAGAACTTGTTCCTCATTGATTTAGATCACCAACCTTGTCTAGAGGATACACAGTTTTCGAGCAAGTGGTGCATTTGTCTAGGGTTCCACTGAACATGGAAGAGAGTTTGCTTGGAGCTCTGGCCTATAAAAGATATCACATTTTGTATGTTAttctcaatgaaaaaaaaaaatagaaaaatgttcaATTTGTATATAGATTTGGATGTCCcatgagatattttttttgcattgaGAGGCATcccccagaaaagaaaataaaaaaaacagcgTTTTGATTCACAGGACATCCAAACAGTACTCTAAGCTCATAGACATGCAGGATGAATATACCAGATCGCCATgcctctcagaagactttgctgCATAATACAGGTTAGGTTACCGTTAGCCACCCAGATACAAAtgtcatctatatatatataatttttgtaaaacATCAAGATATAATGGCCTGAAAGAGAAATCTTACGTGCAAAATTCTTGCTGAAATTGCCAGATTCCTTGAAAAGTTGCTCGAAATGAGGTTTGCAGTATAGGACTCCATCCATGGAGGAGTAGCTGCTCATCTGCAAATTATGGGATGGTTAATTAGCGCCACTGATGTTGCTTTATGTATTTGCTCCTTCAGGATGATACTAAAACCAAATTTGTGACTAATATTACTGAAAATAACTTTCTAAGACACTCTTTCGAGTTTGTATCACGAGCTGATAGGCGTGATATTTTGctacatcaaactaccattttgtgTCAAAAACACCTATCCGTCAGTTTCGTCCGTTAGAATGGATGAAAAAGTAGTAATGTATCTTGCACGTGACCATTTTGACCAAAATCTTtctaaaatacccatttttctccttaaaaagaagaagaagaataaactaaaataaagaatCAATTATCTcctaataaaaataacataatttctttttttttttaaaaaagtccgAGAGGAGTCGTTCGGCTACCCAAAATAGAAAGGGGGATGATTGGCTTGACCACCCCAAAAAGTAAATGAGAGTAGTTGAACATCTCCCACTGTGTGGGGGTGGATCAGTTATccctagaagcaaaaagttataTGTTCAGATTTTTTTAAGGGTAAATATAGTTTTTCAATGGTGAAAGTGAGGTTATTTTTGGaagattttgattaaattggtCACGTGCAAAGTACTGACAACTTTTCCATCCATTCTAATGTTTGACACTTACGgtggggctttttttttttacacaaaacgGCAATTTGGTGTAACCAAATGTCACACCTGGCAATTCGTATGACTAACTCGAAAGCAGGTGATAGTTCAAGGGCTTTAAGTATATTTACtccttaaattattaaattcatcattttctatcagcttaactttttaggataaatgacgatttaacatggtattagagccgaTTTTGAGATACTTTGTTTCcgttaaatatttcatgtatttGGTCTCACACATGAGAAGAGTATTAAgatataaatgattaaattcatcatatTTTCTGGTGATTCAACAGAAACCAACTTTAAAAGTAACCCAAGTACCTAATGTTTCATGGCTATTGGTTTTGATCTACCAAGAGAAAACATGCATAATTACATCtctaaattatattatttatcacGATGTCAATTGCATTGGAATTAAGCAAAATAAAAGAAGCTAAAAGTGAAACAGCAGAAGAAAATATGGTTCAAAAAAGAGAAGACATTATTGAAATATTGAGAGTTGATACTTGATaacagggggggggggggggggggggggggggaagtgATTCGAGATATATATACCGAAAGAAATCCTTTGCAATGGCTGCATTTGAAGCAGGATTTATGATAAGGTACCCCTTCAAGGGACATCATATCAACCACATAGACAGTCTTATCACAAGCCTTGCATTTATCCAGAGTTCCTGTGAATgccattcttttcttcttcttcttcttctttttcctttttccttttttctttttttcccaattttttttaaggcaaATATGTGAAACTTGGAAAGctcttgaagatgaagatgaagatgaagatgaagatgtatTCTTTTGCTCTAGTTCAGGTTGTCTGAGGATCAAAGGGAAGCTCAACAAGAAGGCTCCGAGCTCGTTGCCTGTACCTCAGACAAATAGGAGTGAGCAAAGTCTTTGATTTGTCTACACGAAACCAATTTATATCAGATTAAGACGGATCTTTTCATGCTTGTAAATGGTTGACAAGTGATTGGAGATCCCAATATTACGAGGTACATATGGAAAACTAATGGTGTAATTGTAGATAACCCGAATAAATTGGAGTAAAATAAGGCTGGTGCTATGaccttttcaaatatatatatatatatacacacacgagTGTGTGAAAAATGTATATTGATGGTCCTAATCGTACGAGTCAACCACTTATTTGGGATGACCGACCATCCCATAAATCTGTaagggtggtccggccaccccctttaGGCTGTTAGTCAaaaaagctcattatttatttattttttatttaaaaaactaaaaatagaaTGACATGGCAGAAGcataatgattgatttaatgGAACTAATGCAATTATAAAAAGGGATCCTGGTCCTAAGAAAAGATATCCTAGATTCCTAATTAATTGGTTCAAGGACCTTTGTACAATTTTatacatgataaaataaaattttaaatttattttcacacATTGAAAGCCTGcgcaaaaagaaataaaaaaagaagacaagtacattaaaaattgaaagaaaattaagattttattttcttcagttATCAATTGCTCATAATCACTTACCAGTTGTTGAATTAGGCTAAAAAATCATAGTCTAAGAACATCCGACtctgtttttctcttgttttctaaaaatttgttGCAAAATatacattcaaaattttctatgGCTGGATCagtagcatccggacggttatcTCTTAGATAGATATGGCTATAGATTGATCTATGATTCTGGTTTTCCCATTAACTCTAGACTTCATACTATTATTAAAGAAGGGAATTGGTATTGGCCTGCAgctcgatcggatgatttagtTGCTATTCAGAGCCAGCTTCATGATGTGGAGATTGGTATAGATGATATGCCTATATGAGATTCTAGTGATGGAAAATATTCTTGTGCTGATGCTTGGAGGAAGATGAGAACTGTCTACCCGGTAGTTAAATGGTGGAAATTGGTTTGGTATCCTTTGTCCATTCCTAAACActcattttttctttggttaGTGTTTAGGGATGCTTTGGTTACTAAATATAAAATGTGTTGTTGGGGATTTTCTGGAAATATCCTCTGTCCTTTTTGTTATGGGGGAATGGAGAGTCGTGACcatctttttttcaaatgcaGCTTTAGTTGCCGCATATGGATTCATATCATGGCTGAGTGCTCTTTGATAAATGTTCCGGTGGAATGGGATTGTATTGAGAGTTGGGGTAATACCATGTTGATTGGGAAGAGTCTTAAGGCTTGCTTGGGTAGATTGTGTTTGGGAGCCACAGTTTATCACTTATGGAGGCACAGAAATGATTTGATTCACTTAAAGATTCCTAGATCTGAAGAAGCTATTTTGGCTCAGATCAAGTGGGATGTGAGGGTCCGGGTGATAGCTCAAGGCAGATTTAAGAAGCTTACCTATAATGCAAAACTTGTGGATAAATGGAACCTACAACATCTGATGTAGATGTTCTGTAgattgattgtgtgtatttggtggattgttttttgtttgttttggtctTGACTTGTTGTTTGGACTGGGCTTGTCTTGTTGCCTTTTGGTTTGTTGCAGTTGGTTTTTAAGGTGTTTAGGCTTGTATTCTGGCCTTTGGTTTGGTTTTTGATTGGTTTTTGAGTTCTAGTTTATCTAGAGTGTAGTTGGTTGTTGATCAATAAAGATTtcattcatcgaaaaaaaaaaaaatatacattcaAATTGTAGCTCCAAAGGCAAAGTTTCATAACACTTATTTGGAAGACAAAGTTTACCATTAGATTTGTGTATAACAGATTGACAATAATAATAGGGGAAGGAAGCCAGCTAATTAGGGAGGCAATATGACTCGCTGACACAAAATGAGATCTGAGATGGTCTTTCCATGCCTGTCAATTCTCCGAGAGCAGTTGACACCACCATCTAGAATGTTTCTTACCACTACATTCAAAGACTGTATTCCCTCAACTTCATATATTTCCACCTTGACATGTTCATCCAcacatttttccttatcattggCATCTGAATTGGGAAATGAAGAGGTACTTAGAAGAGTTGAGACCGCTTCCTTTACCCATTTGGGTGTTATGATCAGCTTGAGCCTCTCAATATCTGGAGCGAAATGTGGGATGATGGAGAAGTTCAAGTCATTTCCTTTGTCACCAACTCTGCTATGTGCTACATCATAGAGTGGAATCTTCTCGCCATATGGAGCAGGAGAGGGGTTGATCTTGGCATCGGCATGCGTTGTCGGTGGCAATTCGGATTCATGCAAAACATGGGGTTTTGTCAGATCTTCAGAGCCAGTTCCTTGGTTGTTGGATTCTATTACTAGGGTCTGTTTTACTCCAGTTCGCCATAGAACATGTTCGCGATCAACCTGAAAGACCAAACATTTTATCGAGAATTTCTTCACGTCAGAAAGTCTGGCCGGAGAATATCTCTGACCAATTTCTGAAAATAACTGACAAGCCAATCTGCTTAGTGAAGATTATCAAAAGTTTTGGTTCAACCGAAATTGAAGGTTAACATAATAGGACCATGCAAAGAAATAATGAGGAgcaaaaaactaattatttattttgtgaaagGGCCCTGAGATTATAGCTTAATAATGAGTGAAGTTTCATGTTCTTCAAATGGGTGATTGGTTGGACCAGTAATTTTTCCAGGCACTGGTCCTAGGAGCAGCATGATCCCGACTGTagataaaagtaaaagagaGGTATAGTTGGGGGAAGAGAGACAGAAAGTACCAATTGTTTCTCAAGAACAATCTCTTTCTTGTGCCCAGTGCTGCATTCAGTAAGAAAAGCAGAATCATCATGCACATTCATGAATCTATCATTATTACAGGTAGCAAGGGCTCACAGTTTCTTAATTGATAAGTCCTACATGTGAAAATGTTCGCACAAGCAGATAAGAAACTGACCTGATGCCACCACCACCGGCAGGTCCATTTGTATATAAAGCTGTAAACTCTCTAGCAAATTGGATTGCATGTTCCTTCAACTCAAATAAACCATCCATACGTAACCTAATATCTTCACTAGTGTTCCACCATGAAGCATTGTCATCAATGCTAGTTGCCTTCAGGCTATCAAGTCCAATTATATAAGAAAGTATATGGCGGCTAACACCAGGATATACTTCTTCCACCCATGATCTAACCTAACAAAATGTGAAAGAAATATTACTTCTTAAGAAAGGTATAAGCTAAACATGTTTGATGTACCAAGTAGTCCTCTTCAAACAGCAGAATCACTACAATGAGTGCAATTCTGAGAAGCCAGATTCAATTCAGTTCACACATTTAAAAACAGTGGCCACTACTATTAGAATATGTCAATGTAGTAAGTTTACCTACCAGAAATTCAGCAGCTTTAGCGCGTTTAACACAAACGGATCCTCCATAGGATATCTCTCCCCATCCTTTCCATCCACAGTCCTGAAAACTAAAAATGTTACAAAACTAGAGAAGATGGAAACAACTTACGAACAAAGGAAATAGGCATCACTCAGATACACAGTATCATTTAAGCGAAACAATTGTACATAAGCACCAGATCTGCCAAGTTCAACTTGGAAGCTAAAAACATGACAATCATAATCTGAACTTCTTCATTtataaccaaaacaaaacaatgcaTACAAGAGTTACCTTTGGAACCAACTGCAGGAGTTTATTAGGCACTGATGCAGCAGATGGCTTTGCCCCAGCACAGAGTACCTTAGACCTTGATAATGGGTGGAATGAAACATCACGAATATCAATGATCTGTGTTCAGATGGACAAAATTTcacatttctttccattttttcccATTTATATCTGCAATTATAAAATTGATTGCGTACACACATCTAACTTACCACATCGGGGGTGACATAAGCACCAGGATCGCCAATCTCATAAAGAAGCTGTTCAGCACAGGTACTGACATTTAATACCCCACCACTACCTTCTGCCTTTGCTACACACACATTTCCATTAAAACTGACTTCAGCATAAGGAAGTGACAGATCTAGGAGCTGAGGGAAAGATATGTCACGATACTTGTCTCCTGCAAtggtaaaaatgaaaaaacattaCAACAATCAGATAAAATTCACATAAGAAAAAACTTGTACCTTTATTACACCTCaagctaaaagaaaaaagtcaccTGGATGCATGAAATATCCCCCTGTGAGTTGACAACCACACTCTAGAAGGTGGCCAGCCAGAGACCCCTGTGCTAACTGCTTTAAGTCGTCCCAATTCCAACCTAGTTCATAAACCTAATTATAAACGAGTGTGATCATTCAACTCACCATCCGAAAGGAAATCAGAAAACAGCAAAGTTGACAAGATGAGAGGACTAAATTTATCCATAGTGTTAAATAAACTTATAGACACATTAAATTAAGTAAATAAGTACTACTCAACCAATTAAGtataaaagaaatacaataaTCTCTCATTCTTCTAGGGAGCAACCAATGATTATGCTCAATCTTCGGTAAGTTTGTAGTATAGTATGCACGAAACAACATCACAGGTTCATCAAAAACCAATTTCATTTAATAACGCAGACAATCCAGTaaccattttattaatttattcaagaagaagaattgaaCTGGtaggaaaaaaatcaaatttcataccATTGGCGCTAAGAATAAGGCAGCATCTGCAACTCTTGATGTAATTATCACATTTGGCTGGTACTTTTCCAAACATTCCACTATAGGAGCTGCTCCCAGATATGTGCTAATACCCTACATAGATTAGACAAAAAGTTGGGATTTAGCTCTACAAGTAGTATTATCAAAAGGGgggaattaaaaataaaataaaaaaagaaagaaaaaggaatcaACTGCCATGCATGAAATTCTTCATTTAAAGGAGAATTGAAGAGATAGCTCATGAAAAATAGTTTACATCCTTCACATACTTTGACAAGTATTCAAGCATTCACATGCTAATCAAAGGGTCCCCCAAATTATGAGGCTAGCATGTATTGGCAACAGAGGtttgaaaccaaaaaaaaaaaaaagagagtataaAACAATTGCAGATATaaacattaaatatttaacaaagAGTGCACACAAGACCAGATTCTTACACCTTCCATTAAATATGTGTTCCCTGAACCTGAATacataaacaaagaaaataattgtgTTGTGAGTTATAATCCTCTGCATCAAAACATAAAGGACCAAAAGTATAAATGATACTCAATTCAATTACATAATTTATCCTGATTGATATCAAGATTGCATGATAGTGGATTTTAGTGATTTGAAAACTTTAATATAAATCTTTAGCATTCTCTTACGTGACTGAGAATACCTGATGTTTTGACAACAATCTCATGAGCCACAGCAACGGAGACACTAAGCCTCAAGCTGCTAGCTATTTCTAAAACCTTTTCTTGGGCACCACAGGGATCCACTTCCCAGGAAAAGGATAAATAAGATTCAAAGAACAGAGAGTCAGATCAAATAGACAAACTATTAAAGTAATAAAGAAGTGATATGCAAATTGCATAATTAAGTGATATTAGTCTCCTACTTGCACCCATGTTTGTAATTATGCAAATTCGTCTCTCCATAGCCAAAGGTAGGAGCAATCGCATCCATTCTGAAACTGCCAAATCATTGAAAAGTACTAGAGAATGAACACCGGAAAAAATGTCTAGAAAGCATAGATCACAAAATTGGCCTGAAGAGATCAGCATAACgaaatcaaaacataaaaacgaCCGGTAaacaatctaaaaaataattaagaaacttTTTTGGGACAGCTGTTTATGACATCAATCTCTTTCTCATTTGAAGTTAAGAGTGAAAATGACTGTAAGAAACCATGCCTTTCTGGATATATATAAATTTGCCAGCTATAACCAACAACAGAAGATGGAGCCCTTTGGTGACTTCCTTTATAAAGAAGTCTAGACATGTCAAATAGGTTCAAAGTCTGCTCCATAGATATACTTGGCAGCACATAAGGACCTCTTATCCAAAACTATTTAATATAGTGAAGGCATAAATCAGACCATTTAAATGTCACCAAACTACAATATTGTCAACGAAAAGTAAAGTTTATTTCCTtaccaaaatataaaagagcAGATTTTATTTGGATACTTCTAATCGATTGTAAATTGCATTCCAATCGTGACGGCAAGAACTCACATAAATATCACAGTGCTACGAAAATCCTTAAATTgctaaaagaaattaaacatACTCCGTGAATCATAACCATCACCACCAGAAACCATAACTTGATATCGCTCAGCAAGCGTACGTTCAGCTAGGCATTCCAATACAAGATAGTTTAGGTCTTTGACTCTCTGAAGCAACTTCAGAGCTGCCAATGGCCTGTCACCTCCAAACCCAGCTCCACAGCCAATGCAAACCTTTTCCCTTCGTTTTTGAGGATTCACTCGCTGCAGTTCAAAGGTCAACATACT carries:
- the LOC133862697 gene encoding LIM domain-containing protein PLIM2b, which codes for MAFTGTLDKCKACDKTVYVVDMMSLEGVPYHKSCFKCSHCKGFLSMSSYSSMDGVLYCKPHFEQLFKESGNFSKNFAPKSSERHGDLARAPSKLSSMFSGTLDKCTTCSKTVYPLDKVAMEGECFHKSCFRCAHGGCPLTHCSYASLDGVLYCKHHFAQLFMEKGNYHHVLQAAAAHKKNATPPPAEPEPKPEAEDKTNEQS
- the LOC133862458 gene encoding uncharacterized protein LOC133862458, producing MESHDSDEIHNCVIKLRVNPQKRREKVCIGCGAGFGGDRPLAALKLLQRVKDLNYLVLECLAERTLAERYQVMVSGGDGYDSRISEWMRLLLPLAMERRICIITNMGAMDPCGAQEKVLEIASSLRLSVSVAVAHEIVVKTSGSGNTYLMEGGISTYLGAAPIVECLEKYQPNVIITSRVADAALFLAPMVYELGWNWDDLKQLAQGSLAGHLLECGCQLTGGYFMHPGDKYRDISFPQLLDLSLPYAEVSFNGNVCVAKAEGSGGVLNVSTCAEQLLYEIGDPGAYVTPDVIIDIRDVSFHPLSRSKVLCAGAKPSAASVPNKLLQLVPKDCGWKGWGEISYGGSVCVKRAKAAEFLVRSWVEEVYPGVSRHILSYIIGLDSLKATSIDDNASWWNTSEDIRLRMDGLFELKEHAIQFAREFTALYTNGPAGGGGISTGHKKEIVLEKQLVDREHVLWRTGVKQTLVIESNNQGTGSEDLTKPHVLHESELPPTTHADAKINPSPAPYGEKIPLYDVAHSRVGDKGNDLNFSIIPHFAPDIERLKLIITPKWVKEAVSTLLSTSSFPNSDANDKEKCVDEHVKVEIYEVEGIQSLNVVVRNILDGGVNCSRRIDRHGKTISDLILCQRVILPP